A single genomic interval of Mycobacterium sp. DL592 harbors:
- a CDS encoding proteasome assembly chaperone family protein, protein MADEQGQQYQPEPTGMYELEFPAPQLSASDGRGPVLVHALEGFSDAGHAIHLAAEHLRNVLDTELVASFAIDELLDYRSRRPVMTFKTDHFTNYDEPQLNLYALHDSMGTPFLLLAGLEPDLRWERFVTAVRLLAERLGVRQTIGLGTIPMAVPHTRPVSMTAHSNNRELITDHQPWVGEVQVPGSVSNLLEYRMAQHGHEVLGFTVHVPHYLAQTDYPIAAEALLEQVARTTSLQLPLRALTEAGAAVRTKIDEQVEASPEVAQVVSALERQYDAFVAAQENRSLLAHDEELPSGDELAGEFERFLAQHAEDLKDGLTDDGET, encoded by the coding sequence ATGGCTGACGAGCAGGGACAGCAGTATCAACCGGAGCCCACCGGGATGTACGAACTGGAGTTTCCGGCACCCCAACTGTCGGCGTCCGACGGGCGGGGCCCGGTGCTGGTGCACGCTCTGGAGGGGTTCTCCGACGCCGGCCACGCCATCCACCTGGCCGCCGAACATCTGCGCAACGTGCTCGACACCGAGTTGGTCGCCTCGTTCGCGATCGACGAGCTGCTCGACTACCGCTCGCGGCGGCCGGTGATGACGTTCAAGACCGACCACTTCACCAACTATGACGAACCGCAGCTGAACCTCTACGCACTGCACGACAGCATGGGGACGCCGTTTCTGCTGCTCGCCGGGCTGGAGCCGGATTTGAGGTGGGAGCGGTTCGTCACCGCGGTGCGCCTGCTGGCCGAGCGGCTGGGAGTCCGGCAGACCATCGGGCTGGGCACCATCCCGATGGCGGTGCCGCACACCCGCCCGGTGTCCATGACGGCGCATTCGAACAACCGCGAACTGATCACCGACCACCAACCGTGGGTCGGCGAAGTGCAGGTGCCGGGCAGCGTTTCGAACCTGCTGGAGTACCGGATGGCCCAGCACGGCCACGAAGTCCTCGGGTTCACCGTGCACGTTCCGCACTATTTGGCCCAGACCGACTACCCCATCGCCGCCGAGGCGCTGCTGGAGCAGGTGGCCAGGACGACTTCGCTGCAGCTTCCGCTAAGGGCCCTGACCGAGGCCGGCGCGGCCGTGCGCACCAAGATCGACGAGCAGGTAGAGGCCAGTCCCGAGGTCGCTCAAGTGGTGAGCGCACTGGAGCGACAGTACGATGCATTCGTTGCCGCGCAGGAGAACCGGTCGTTGCTTGCACACGACGAAGAACTCCCCAGCGGTGACGAACTCGCCGGGGAATTCGAGCGATTCCTGGCCCAGCACGCCGAGGACCTCAAGGACGGTCTCACCGACGACGGCGAGACCTAG
- a CDS encoding alpha/beta fold hydrolase translates to MPQRKPNLQPVREVTPTLHFKTIHGYRRAFRVAGSGPVLLLIHGIGDNSTTWHSVHSKLAQRFTVIAPDLLGHGQSDKPRADYSVAAYANGMRDLLSVLDIDKVTVVGHSLGGGVAMQFAYQFPQLVERLILIGAGGVTKDVNIALRLASLPLGGEALALLRLPMVLPALQVAGRALGSVFGSTGLGRDIPDALRILTDLPEPTASSAFTRTLRSVVDWRGQVVTMLDRCYLTESVPVQLIWGDQDAVIPVAHAKMAHSAMPGSQLEIFARSGHFPFHDDPDRFVEVVQRFIDSTAPAEYDQGVLRDLLRTGISERLVTGSLDTRVAVLDAMGTDERSAT, encoded by the coding sequence ATGCCGCAGCGAAAGCCCAATCTGCAGCCGGTGCGGGAAGTGACTCCGACGCTGCACTTCAAGACCATCCACGGTTACCGCCGCGCATTCCGGGTCGCGGGATCGGGTCCGGTGCTGCTGTTGATTCACGGCATCGGTGACAACTCGACCACCTGGCATTCAGTGCACAGCAAGCTCGCGCAGCGCTTCACCGTGATCGCACCCGACCTGCTGGGCCACGGCCAGTCCGACAAGCCGCGCGCCGACTACTCGGTGGCGGCCTATGCCAACGGCATGCGGGACCTGCTCAGCGTGCTCGATATCGACAAGGTCACCGTGGTCGGGCACTCGCTCGGCGGCGGCGTCGCCATGCAGTTCGCCTACCAGTTCCCCCAACTGGTCGAGCGCCTCATCCTGATCGGCGCCGGCGGGGTCACCAAGGACGTCAACATCGCGCTGCGGTTGGCCTCCTTGCCCCTGGGCGGCGAGGCCCTGGCGCTGCTGCGGCTGCCGATGGTGCTGCCCGCGCTACAAGTCGCGGGCCGGGCGCTGGGTTCGGTCTTCGGTTCGACCGGCCTCGGCCGCGACATCCCCGATGCACTGCGCATCCTGACCGACCTTCCCGAGCCGACGGCGTCCTCGGCGTTCACCCGCACACTGCGTTCGGTGGTGGACTGGCGCGGTCAGGTGGTGACCATGCTCGACCGATGTTATCTGACGGAATCCGTTCCTGTGCAATTGATTTGGGGCGATCAGGACGCCGTCATCCCGGTAGCCCACGCCAAGATGGCACATTCGGCCATGCCCGGTTCGCAGCTGGAGATCTTCGCGCGATCCGGGCATTTTCCGTTCCACGACGATCCGGACCGGTTCGTCGAGGTGGTGCAACGGTTTATCGACTCCACGGCGCCGGCCGAGTACGACCAGGGCGTCCTGCGTGACTTGTTGCGCACCGGGATCAGCGAGCGGTTGGTCACCGGCTCCCTGGACACCCGGGTTGCGGTGCTCGACGCGATGGGCACCGACGAGCGCAGCGCCACCTAG
- a CDS encoding PhzF family phenazine biosynthesis protein, with amino-acid sequence MTVDVTVLRVFTDATGNFGNPLGVVNASTVAAGERQRIATELGYSETIFIELPDPGSTTALAHIFTPATELPFAGHPTVGAGWWLRERGTPVHTLQVPAGIVQLGDDGELTTIRARAEWSPEFAIHDLPSAEDVLAADPGDYADDAEHYLWAWVDREQGHIRSRMFANDLGVPEDEATGSAAVRITDYLSRDLTITQGKGSCLQTQWSPEGWVIVGGRVVDDGVRQLG; translated from the coding sequence ATGACCGTCGACGTCACCGTCTTGCGGGTGTTCACCGATGCCACGGGCAACTTCGGCAATCCCCTCGGGGTCGTCAATGCCTCAACCGTCGCCGCCGGTGAGAGACAACGCATCGCGACCGAATTGGGTTATAGCGAAACGATTTTCATCGAACTGCCCGATCCGGGCTCGACGACGGCGCTCGCGCACATCTTCACCCCGGCCACCGAACTGCCGTTCGCCGGGCACCCGACGGTAGGAGCGGGTTGGTGGCTGCGGGAGCGGGGCACACCGGTCCATACCCTGCAGGTGCCCGCCGGCATCGTGCAGCTGGGTGACGACGGCGAGCTGACGACGATTCGGGCCAGGGCGGAATGGTCACCGGAGTTCGCCATCCACGACCTGCCGTCCGCCGAGGACGTGCTGGCCGCCGATCCGGGTGACTACGCCGACGACGCCGAGCACTACCTGTGGGCCTGGGTCGACCGCGAGCAGGGGCACATCCGGTCGCGAATGTTCGCCAACGATCTGGGGGTGCCGGAGGACGAGGCGACCGGGTCGGCCGCGGTGCGCATCACCGACTACCTCAGCCGCGACCTCACCATCACCCAGGGCAAGGGTTCTTGCCTGCAGACTCAATGGAGTCCCGAGGGATGGGTGATCGTCGGTGGCCGCGTGGTCGATGACGGGGTGCGGCAACTGGGCTGA
- the nrdR gene encoding transcriptional regulator NrdR: protein MHCPFCRHPDSRVVDSRETDEGQAIRRRRSCPECGRRFTTVETAVLAVVKRSGVTEPFSREKVISGVRRACQGRQVDDDALNLLAQQVEDTVRAGGSPEVPSHEVGLAILGPLRELDEVAYLRFASVYRSFSSAEDFEREIEALRAHRSVGTSG, encoded by the coding sequence ATGCACTGTCCGTTTTGCCGTCATCCCGATTCCCGCGTCGTCGACTCGCGTGAGACCGACGAGGGCCAGGCGATCCGGCGGCGCAGATCGTGCCCCGAATGTGGTCGGCGATTCACAACGGTGGAGACCGCTGTCCTGGCCGTGGTCAAACGCAGCGGCGTCACCGAACCGTTCAGCCGGGAGAAGGTCATCAGCGGGGTGCGCCGCGCCTGCCAGGGCCGCCAGGTCGACGACGACGCGTTGAACTTGCTCGCTCAGCAGGTCGAGGACACGGTGCGGGCCGGCGGGTCACCCGAGGTCCCCAGTCACGAAGTGGGCCTGGCGATCCTCGGCCCGCTGCGCGAACTCGACGAGGTCGCTTACCTGCGCTTCGCCTCGGTGTACCGCTCGTTCAGTTCGGCAGAGGATTTCGAGCGCGAGATCGAGGCGCTCCGGGCCCACCGCAGCGTCGGAACATCGGGCTGA
- a CDS encoding LysM peptidoglycan-binding domain-containing protein — protein sequence MTVIDDLQVVAWPSEPRRYPVRSGSPVRVRPGGTRTDRPGPARPAAGHLHYRGTGVAVSRAAHTRKPVSTTATIVLAGLAALITLWLGSLFHFSSTEVAPAAVPDQLAVVRVEAGETLQQVASRVAPDAPVSQVVQRIRELNKLDSAALDAGQTLIAPIG from the coding sequence ATGACAGTCATCGACGATTTACAGGTGGTGGCGTGGCCGTCGGAGCCGCGGCGGTACCCCGTCCGGTCCGGTTCGCCCGTGCGGGTGCGTCCGGGCGGGACGCGCACTGATCGGCCGGGCCCCGCACGGCCGGCGGCCGGGCACCTGCACTACCGCGGCACCGGCGTTGCCGTATCGCGCGCGGCGCACACGCGCAAGCCGGTCAGCACGACGGCCACCATCGTGCTCGCGGGGCTGGCGGCGCTGATCACGCTGTGGCTGGGCTCGCTGTTCCACTTCAGCTCCACCGAGGTGGCACCGGCGGCGGTCCCTGACCAGCTGGCGGTGGTGCGGGTCGAGGCAGGCGAGACGTTGCAGCAGGTTGCCTCCCGGGTGGCGCCCGATGCGCCGGTGAGCCAGGTCGTGCAGCGCATCCGCGAACTCAACAAGCTCGATTCGGCCGCGCTGGACGCAGGCCAGACCCTTATCGCACCCATCGGCTGA
- the lexA gene encoding transcriptional repressor LexA — MSDRSETSGTDTSSRSGAPDSGLTERQRTILEVIRASVTTRGYPPSIREIGDAVGLTSTSSVAHQLRTLERKGYLRRDANRPRAVDVRSADDMPTPPVTEVVGSDALPEPTFVPVLGRIAAGGPILAEEAVEDVFPLPRVLVGEGSLFLLKVVGESMVDAAICDGDWVVVRQQNVADNGDIVAAMIDGEATVKTFKRTGGQVWLMPHNPAFDPIPGNDAAILGKVVTVIRKI, encoded by the coding sequence ATGAGTGACCGCAGTGAGACATCGGGGACCGACACCAGCAGCCGTAGCGGGGCTCCCGACTCCGGATTGACCGAGCGGCAGCGGACCATTCTGGAGGTCATCCGCGCTTCCGTGACCACCCGCGGCTATCCCCCGAGTATCAGGGAGATCGGTGACGCCGTCGGGCTCACCTCGACGTCGTCGGTGGCCCACCAGCTGCGCACCCTGGAGCGCAAGGGCTACCTGCGCCGCGACGCCAACCGGCCACGCGCCGTCGACGTCCGCAGCGCGGATGACATGCCGACGCCACCGGTGACCGAGGTCGTCGGCTCAGACGCGCTGCCCGAGCCGACGTTCGTTCCGGTCCTGGGCCGGATCGCCGCGGGCGGTCCGATCCTGGCCGAGGAGGCCGTCGAGGACGTCTTCCCGCTGCCGCGCGTACTCGTCGGCGAAGGGTCGTTGTTCCTGCTGAAGGTCGTCGGCGAATCGATGGTCGACGCAGCCATCTGCGACGGCGACTGGGTTGTGGTGCGCCAGCAGAACGTCGCTGACAACGGCGACATCGTGGCCGCCATGATCGACGGCGAAGCGACGGTCAAGACGTTCAAGCGGACGGGTGGTCAGGTGTGGCTGATGCCCCACAACCCGGCCTTCGACCCGATCCCCGGTAACGACGCCGCCATCCTGGGCAAGGTCGTCACCGTCATCCGCAAGATCTGA
- a CDS encoding acyl-CoA dehydrogenase family protein produces the protein MSTAVKYDRTLFEPEHELFRESYRGFLERHVAPYHDQWEKDKIVDRGVWLEAGKQGFLGMAVPEEYGGGGNPDFRYNTIVVEETVAGRYSGLGFSLHNDVVAPYLLRLTTEEQKQRWLPKFCTGELITAIAMTEPGTGSDLQGIKTRAVKEGDHYILNGSKTFITNGINSDLVIVVAQTDPDKGALGFSLLVVERGMEGFERGRHLDKVGLDAQDTAELSFTDVKVPVENLLGEEGQGFIYLMENLPQERISIAIMAAAAIEAVLAETIQYTKERKAFGKPIGSFQNSRFLLAELATEATAVRIMVDEFIRLHLDEKLTAEQAAMAKWWTTEAQVKIIDRCLQLHGGYGYMREYNVARAYLDARVQTIYGGTTEIMKEIIGRSLGV, from the coding sequence ATGAGCACTGCCGTCAAGTACGACCGGACGCTATTCGAGCCGGAGCACGAGCTGTTCCGCGAGTCCTACCGCGGGTTCCTCGAGCGGCACGTCGCGCCCTACCACGACCAGTGGGAGAAGGACAAGATCGTCGACCGCGGGGTGTGGCTCGAGGCCGGCAAGCAGGGCTTCCTGGGGATGGCGGTGCCCGAGGAGTATGGCGGCGGCGGCAACCCCGACTTCCGCTACAACACCATCGTGGTGGAGGAGACGGTCGCCGGCCGCTACAGCGGACTGGGCTTCTCGCTGCACAACGACGTCGTCGCGCCGTATCTGCTGCGCCTGACCACCGAGGAACAGAAGCAGCGCTGGCTGCCGAAGTTCTGCACCGGCGAGCTGATCACCGCGATCGCCATGACCGAGCCGGGCACCGGAAGCGACCTGCAGGGCATCAAGACCCGCGCGGTCAAAGAAGGTGACCACTACATCCTCAACGGATCCAAGACCTTCATCACCAACGGCATCAACTCCGACCTGGTCATCGTGGTGGCCCAGACCGACCCCGATAAGGGTGCGCTGGGCTTCTCGCTGCTGGTCGTCGAACGCGGCATGGAGGGCTTCGAGCGCGGCCGTCACCTCGACAAGGTCGGGCTCGACGCCCAGGACACCGCTGAGCTGTCCTTCACCGACGTGAAGGTGCCGGTGGAGAACCTGCTCGGCGAAGAGGGGCAGGGCTTCATCTACCTCATGGAGAACCTGCCGCAGGAGCGGATCTCGATCGCCATCATGGCCGCAGCCGCCATCGAGGCCGTGCTGGCCGAGACGATCCAGTACACCAAGGAGCGCAAGGCATTCGGCAAGCCGATCGGTTCGTTCCAGAACAGCCGATTCCTGCTGGCTGAGCTGGCCACCGAGGCCACCGCGGTGCGGATCATGGTCGACGAGTTCATCCGGCTGCACCTCGACGAGAAGCTGACCGCCGAGCAGGCCGCGATGGCCAAGTGGTGGACCACGGAAGCCCAGGTCAAGATCATCGACCGGTGCCTTCAGTTGCACGGCGGCTACGGCTACATGCGGGAGTACAACGTGGCCCGCGCTTACCTGGACGCCCGCGTGCAGACCATTTACGGCGGGACGACCGAGATCATGAAGGAGATCATCGGGCGCAGCCTGGGCGTCTAG
- a CDS encoding 5'-methylthioadenosine/S-adenosylhomocysteine nucleosidase: MGTTVRSSSRGWLWVVAVAAGVGAGLLAWPATAAAETGPSSTTAHHASSGQADRQPTPSRPTQFTRPATAGAAHSARRTPRQAVSDPTTVDNAGPAGQPEKRTLILSAFPAETDAILARTTLDPTPSVVVDGAHFYFGEMGGKKVIVAMTGIGMVNATRTTTTAFEHFTAETGTTIGAVVFSGVAGGFAGAQIGSVTVPARWTADDGATWHPVDPGLLATAGAVSVDLLSSDSIGDPACPCSGLTSGLRIDLGRKPAVVVGGDGASDDNNGGTAFPAIPLGGAVFGPQPCGAPDYSPLSTGNFVRAIGPFLARGLISNITGLLTNTNPPVDAVDQETAAAQQVADAYGVPFLGIRGISDGAGDPLNLPGIPFLQFFVYRQIAADNAAIVTEALLGHWAGA, translated from the coding sequence ATGGGGACAACGGTTCGATCGAGCAGTCGAGGCTGGCTCTGGGTCGTCGCGGTGGCCGCCGGTGTGGGTGCGGGCCTGCTGGCGTGGCCGGCCACCGCTGCCGCCGAGACCGGCCCGTCGTCCACGACAGCCCACCACGCCTCCAGCGGCCAGGCGGACCGTCAGCCAACCCCAAGCAGGCCTACGCAGTTCACCCGTCCGGCCACCGCCGGTGCCGCGCACTCGGCGCGGCGCACACCGAGGCAGGCGGTCAGCGACCCCACCACCGTCGACAACGCCGGCCCGGCAGGCCAGCCCGAGAAGCGGACGTTGATCCTGTCGGCGTTTCCCGCCGAGACCGACGCGATCCTGGCCCGTACCACCTTGGACCCCACCCCTTCGGTGGTCGTCGACGGAGCGCACTTCTACTTCGGCGAGATGGGCGGCAAGAAGGTCATCGTGGCGATGACCGGAATCGGAATGGTCAACGCAACCCGAACCACCACAACTGCTTTCGAGCACTTCACCGCCGAAACAGGCACGACGATCGGTGCGGTGGTGTTCTCCGGTGTCGCCGGCGGTTTCGCAGGCGCCCAGATCGGTTCGGTGACCGTGCCCGCCCGGTGGACCGCCGATGACGGCGCGACCTGGCACCCGGTGGATCCCGGGCTACTGGCTACCGCGGGTGCGGTGTCGGTCGACCTGCTGAGTTCGGACAGCATCGGCGATCCGGCCTGCCCCTGCAGCGGGCTGACCTCGGGCCTGCGGATCGACCTTGGCCGCAAGCCGGCTGTGGTGGTCGGGGGTGACGGCGCCAGTGACGACAACAACGGCGGCACCGCCTTCCCCGCAATTCCGTTGGGGGGTGCGGTGTTCGGGCCGCAGCCCTGTGGCGCGCCGGACTACTCGCCGCTGTCGACGGGCAACTTCGTCCGCGCGATCGGGCCATTTCTGGCGCGCGGGCTCATCAGCAACATCACCGGACTGCTGACCAACACCAACCCGCCGGTCGACGCCGTGGACCAGGAGACGGCCGCGGCACAGCAGGTCGCCGACGCCTACGGGGTGCCGTTCCTCGGCATTCGTGGGATCTCCGACGGCGCCGGGGATCCGCTGAACCTGCCCGGAATTCCGTTCCTGCAGTTCTTCGTCTACCGCCAGATCGCCGCCGACAACGCCGCGATCGTCACCGAGGCACTGCTGGGGCACTGGGCGGGCGCGTAG
- a CDS encoding molybdopterin guanine dinucleotide-containing S/N-oxide reductase, whose translation MGRAPTSLTHWGAFSASVADGEITSVSAISSDTDPSPLLGNIPGSVRHPSRIATPAVRRGWLRDGPGPSAVRGADEFVAVGWDELTDLLAAELRRVVDTYGNEAIYGGSYGWASAGRFHHAQSQVHRFLKMLGGYTFSRHSYSLGATGVIMPRVVGTHDDLFKRSTQWTVIAEHTDLLVCFGGVNLKNTGINHGGTTDHPARAALNRFRDKGGEIVSISPLRSDVDGDCQWLPATPGTDVAIMLALAHVLATEGLADRDFLDTYCTGYDRFERYVLGTDDGVPKSPQWAAPICGLDADILTALARRMAGQRTIVTVSWSLQRLRHGEQAPWMGVTLAAMLGQIGLAGGGFGHGYGSMNEPGLPPLRFRLPSLPQGPNPVQTFIPVAAISDMLLHPGETYTYNGLTLTYPDIKCVYWAGGNPFHHHQNLPRLRRALGRVDTVVVHDPYWTPMARHADIVVPSTTAFEREDFSGSRNDPLLVAMRALTAPYADARDDYTTFADLAHRLGFGEQFTEGRTARQWLAHLYEIWSAEIDFAVPDFDQFWADGFVRLPVEDGLTLLADFRADPQTHRLATPSGRIEIFSQTIDGFGYPDCAGHPRWYEPTEWLGGPRAHRYPLHLIANQPASRLHSQLDAGATSAATKVQGREPIRMHPADAAERDIADGDVVRVFNDRGACLAGVVVDEGLRPRVVQLSTGAWYDPLDPADPDSMCVHGNPNVLTDDIGTSALARGCTGAAVLVEVEKFAGVLPPVRAHQPPVIR comes from the coding sequence ATGGGCCGAGCCCCCACGAGCCTCACGCACTGGGGTGCGTTCAGCGCCAGCGTCGCCGACGGCGAGATCACCTCCGTGTCGGCCATTTCCAGCGATACCGACCCCTCTCCCCTGCTGGGCAACATCCCCGGATCGGTGCGCCACCCGTCGCGCATCGCCACGCCGGCGGTGCGGCGCGGATGGCTGCGCGACGGGCCGGGCCCCAGTGCGGTTCGTGGCGCCGACGAATTCGTCGCCGTCGGCTGGGACGAACTGACCGATCTGCTGGCCGCTGAGTTGCGCCGTGTCGTGGACACCTACGGCAACGAGGCGATCTACGGCGGGTCCTACGGATGGGCCAGCGCGGGCCGGTTTCACCACGCGCAGAGTCAGGTACACCGATTCCTCAAGATGCTGGGCGGGTACACGTTCTCCCGGCACTCCTACAGTTTGGGCGCCACCGGGGTGATCATGCCGCGGGTGGTGGGCACCCACGACGACCTGTTCAAGCGTTCGACGCAGTGGACGGTCATCGCCGAGCACACCGATCTGCTGGTGTGCTTCGGCGGGGTCAACTTGAAGAACACCGGGATCAATCACGGCGGCACCACCGATCATCCGGCGCGCGCCGCGCTGAACCGGTTCCGGGACAAGGGCGGTGAGATCGTGTCGATCAGCCCGCTGCGTTCCGATGTCGACGGCGACTGCCAGTGGTTGCCGGCCACGCCAGGAACCGATGTCGCGATCATGCTGGCACTGGCCCATGTGCTGGCCACCGAAGGTCTGGCCGACCGGGACTTCCTCGACACCTACTGCACCGGCTACGACCGTTTCGAGCGTTACGTGCTGGGCACCGACGACGGGGTGCCCAAGTCGCCGCAGTGGGCCGCGCCGATCTGCGGTCTGGACGCCGACATCCTGACGGCATTGGCCCGCCGGATGGCCGGGCAGCGCACGATCGTCACCGTCAGCTGGTCACTGCAGCGTCTGCGCCACGGCGAGCAGGCCCCGTGGATGGGGGTGACGCTGGCGGCGATGCTCGGCCAGATCGGGCTTGCCGGAGGCGGTTTCGGGCACGGCTACGGATCGATGAACGAACCCGGCCTGCCGCCGCTGCGCTTCCGGCTCCCCTCGCTGCCGCAGGGCCCCAACCCGGTGCAGACGTTCATCCCCGTCGCGGCGATCAGTGACATGCTGCTGCACCCCGGTGAAACGTATACCTACAACGGGCTGACCCTGACCTACCCCGACATCAAATGCGTGTACTGGGCCGGCGGCAATCCCTTTCACCACCACCAGAATCTGCCGCGGCTGCGCCGCGCGCTGGGCCGAGTGGACACCGTGGTGGTGCACGACCCGTACTGGACGCCGATGGCCCGCCACGCCGACATCGTGGTTCCCTCCACGACCGCCTTTGAGCGTGAGGACTTCTCCGGATCCCGCAACGACCCGCTGCTGGTGGCGATGCGGGCGCTCACCGCGCCGTACGCCGACGCCCGCGACGACTACACCACCTTCGCCGACCTGGCGCACCGCCTGGGGTTCGGTGAGCAGTTCACCGAGGGCCGCACCGCGCGCCAGTGGCTTGCCCATCTGTACGAGATATGGTCGGCTGAAATCGATTTCGCGGTACCCGATTTCGATCAGTTCTGGGCCGACGGGTTCGTGCGGCTACCGGTCGAGGACGGTCTGACGCTGCTCGCCGACTTCCGCGCCGACCCGCAGACCCACCGGCTGGCGACCCCGAGCGGGCGCATCGAGATCTTCTCGCAGACCATCGACGGCTTCGGCTACCCGGACTGCGCCGGGCACCCCCGTTGGTACGAGCCCACCGAGTGGCTCGGCGGGCCGCGCGCGCACCGCTATCCGCTGCACCTGATCGCCAACCAGCCCGCGAGCAGGCTGCACAGCCAGCTCGACGCAGGCGCCACCAGCGCGGCCACGAAAGTGCAAGGCCGCGAGCCGATCCGGATGCACCCCGCCGATGCCGCCGAGCGCGACATCGCCGACGGTGACGTGGTGCGGGTGTTCAACGACCGCGGCGCCTGCCTGGCGGGCGTGGTCGTCGACGAGGGGCTTCGGCCGCGCGTGGTTCAACTGTCCACCGGCGCCTGGTATGACCCACTGGACCCGGCCGATCCTGATTCGATGTGCGTGCACGGCAATCCGAACGTGCTGACCGACGACATCGGAACGTCGGCGCTGGCCCGTGGGTGCACCGGCGCGGCGGTGCTGGTCGAGGTGGAGAAGTTCGCCGGGGTGCTGCCTCCGGTTCGGGCGCACCAACCCCCGGTGATCCGATGA
- the hflX gene encoding GTPase HflX, with protein MTTSDPSAEPSLGELALEDRAALRRVAGLSTELADVSEVEYRQLRLERVVLVGVWTDGSAADADASLAELAALAETAGSEVLEGIIQRRSKPDPSTYIGSGKAQELRQIVIATGADTVICDGELSPAQLNALEKVVKVKVIDRTALILDIFAQHATSREGKAQVAFAQMEYMLPRLRGWGESMSRQGGGAGGSSGGVGTRGPGETKIETDRRRIRERMSKLRREIKDMKQIRDTQRSRRLHSDVPSIAIVGYTNAGKSSLLNALTGAGVLVQNALFATLEPTTRRGEFDDGRQFTVTDTVGFVRHLPTQLVEAFRSTLEEVVDADLLVHVVDGSDSNPMAQIEAVRQVVREVQNDHHAAPAPELLVVNKIDAAADLTLAQLRRALPGAVFVSAHTGEGVERLRTRLGELVEPREITVDVTIPYERGDLVARLHNDGHVDATEHTEAGTRLKARVPAALAAGLRQYAT; from the coding sequence ATGACCACATCTGATCCTTCCGCCGAGCCGAGTCTCGGCGAACTCGCACTCGAGGACCGCGCCGCCCTGCGGCGCGTCGCCGGGCTGTCCACCGAACTCGCCGACGTCTCCGAGGTCGAATACCGCCAGCTGCGACTCGAGCGGGTCGTGCTGGTCGGGGTATGGACCGACGGCAGCGCCGCCGACGCCGACGCGAGCCTGGCCGAATTGGCGGCACTGGCCGAGACGGCCGGCTCGGAGGTGCTCGAAGGGATCATCCAGCGCCGCTCCAAGCCGGACCCGTCGACCTACATCGGCTCGGGCAAGGCCCAGGAGCTGCGCCAGATCGTCATCGCCACCGGAGCCGACACCGTCATCTGCGACGGTGAGCTGAGCCCCGCCCAGCTGAACGCGCTGGAAAAAGTCGTCAAGGTCAAAGTCATCGACCGGACCGCGCTGATCCTGGACATCTTCGCCCAGCACGCCACCAGCCGGGAGGGCAAGGCGCAGGTTGCCTTCGCCCAGATGGAGTACATGCTGCCGCGCCTGCGCGGCTGGGGTGAGTCGATGTCGCGGCAGGGTGGTGGCGCCGGCGGCAGCAGCGGCGGGGTGGGCACCCGCGGGCCCGGTGAGACCAAGATCGAGACCGACCGGCGCCGCATTCGCGAGCGAATGTCGAAGCTGCGCCGCGAGATCAAGGACATGAAGCAGATCCGCGACACTCAGCGCAGCCGTCGGCTGCACAGCGACGTGCCGTCGATCGCCATCGTCGGCTACACCAACGCCGGCAAGTCCAGCCTGCTCAACGCCCTGACCGGCGCCGGTGTCCTGGTGCAGAACGCGTTGTTCGCCACCCTCGAACCCACCACGCGCCGTGGTGAATTCGACGATGGCCGACAGTTCACGGTGACCGACACCGTCGGCTTCGTGCGCCACCTGCCGACCCAGCTCGTCGAGGCGTTCCGCTCCACGCTGGAGGAGGTCGTCGACGCCGACCTGCTGGTGCATGTCGTCGACGGATCAGACAGCAACCCGATGGCACAGATCGAAGCGGTCCGCCAGGTCGTCCGCGAAGTCCAGAACGACCACCATGCCGCGCCCGCCCCGGAACTGTTGGTAGTCAACAAGATCGATGCCGCCGCGGATCTGACCCTGGCTCAGCTGCGCCGTGCGCTACCGGGTGCGGTGTTCGTCTCCGCGCACACCGGTGAGGGGGTCGAGCGGCTGCGTACCCGCCTCGGTGAATTGGTCGAGCCGCGCGAGATCACCGTGGACGTCACCATTCCCTACGAACGCGGCGATCTGGTCGCACGCCTGCACAACGACGGCCACGTCGATGCCACCGAGCACACCGAGGCCGGTACGCGCCTGAAGGCACGGGTGCCGGCAGCGCTGGCCGCTGGGCTTCGGCAGTACGCGACCTAG